A window of Mytilus edulis chromosome 10, xbMytEdul2.2, whole genome shotgun sequence contains these coding sequences:
- the LOC139491511 gene encoding G-protein coupled receptor 22-like — translation MLMEFKIIVGLVLVIEFLTGVFFNIAVLLLPAPKWSKNMTTGNNLIRNLHIFDLSICVFLMPITFAVLMHSPHVNEILCFFHESLIAFSASGLCVNVLFISLERYGSVATLVFQPGKNPKAFVTIIWIVATVGFVLPWINLGFKTSDIKAVIKAEENKSLIDCEHLITSYNEYNIYEIYALGIFGVSFTGIVFCYVGIYRIAKKRLKLKGDNGGTSKLQSVSKQNQEKRAFKVTVSIVGCFLFCWSLFVTVSLVEMLVPPSTAVNGAHLVSLTVVFLSTVIHPILYRFIHGDIKRIFKRRGDTTENSLSFTKSNAVGPTTTTQKTLVESIEPDSMISNPTTTYHTDKPRTTFENNLQVPTEHIPSLRSQITNIGEKDTIFISSA, via the coding sequence ATGTTAATGGAATTCAAAATAATCGTAGGACTGGTTCTTGTGATTGAGTTTCTCACAGGAGTCTTTTTTAACATAGCTGTTCTTCTTCTGCCGGCTCCAAAATGGTCGAAAAACATGACAACCGGCAACAACTTGATCAGAAATCTCCATATTTTTGATTTGTCAATTTGTGTATTTTTAATGCCGATAACGTTTGCCGTATTAATGCATTCGCCTCACGTCAAtgaaatattgtgttttttcCATGAATCACTTATTGCTTTCTCTGCTAGTGGATTGTGTGTGAATGTACTATTTATTAGTTTAGAACGATATGGCTCGGTAGCAACATTAGTGTTTCAACCAGGAAAAAATCCGAAAGCATTTGTCACGATTATTTGGATTGTGGCCACTGTTGGATTTGTTCTACCGTGGATCAATCTTGGTTTTAAAACTTCCGATATCAAAGCTGTTATAAAAGCGGAAGAAAACAAAAGTCTCATTGACTGTGAACACTTAATAACATCATATAATGAATATAACATTTACGAAATTTATGCACTTGGAATATTCGGTGTATCTTTTACAGGTATCGTGTTTTGTTATGTTGGCATTTATAGAATTGCTAAAAAGCGTTTAAAATTAAAGGGAGACAATGGAGGCACTTCAAAGCTGCAATCAGTTTCGAAACAGAACCAAGAAAAGAGGGCGTTCAAAGTTACCGTATCCATCGTTGGATGTTTTTTGTTCTGTTGGTCGTTATTTGTAACAGTTAGTTTGGTAGAGATGCTTGTCCCGCCCAGTACAGCAGTGAATGGTGCGCACCTCGTCTCACTCACAGTCGTGTTTTTATCCACCGTGATTCATCCTATACTTTATAGGTTTATTCATGGAGATATCAAACGAATTTTTAAAAGGAGGGGAGATACTACAGAAAATTCACTATCATTTACTAAAAGCAATGCTGTGGGTCCAACTACTACAACACAGAAGACTTTGGTTGAATCTATAGAACCTGATTCTATGATAAGTAATCCGACGACAACTTATCACACAGATAAGCCACGAAcaacatttgaaaacaatttgcaAGTACCAACAGAACACATTCCGTCATTGCGGTCACAAATAACCAATATTGGTGAAAAAGACACAATATTTATCAGCTCAGCATAG